In the Pungitius pungitius chromosome 5, fPunPun2.1, whole genome shotgun sequence genome, one interval contains:
- the LOC119225369 gene encoding C2 calcium-dependent domain-containing protein 4C encodes MWVFEKISQNVESIPLKLSHYLGKNEEDVSNSSEGRLSYHLHRNILSPDTIPEFCLPPRLRKRSPLPEAETASPHLRCRLQMPRSSTSSNTPQDAKTKDGQRKDGDASVVWKATKKPLPFCAEGYGLAGIHESPNTRRKESLFHSKCPIYTFDRSLPTPLPRPPKATNLPKKTSSGVFPLFSFKSASETASTGRETPSSSKSSALSSVYTAKSSLYFPPGSRQLKGATSCPSLNDGRLDKGKWERVGLSLTKLPGSSPSLKGSSATLASPVLLPLDVLKCQETHQHEHVLPLQGRGKVRLFAEQSTSSTNTSPFLSTVRVFVVSVEGLWDDTDRQNLSCAVNLSLTPGKLQQQKSATISNCRSPVFNEDFFFTELSREDLLELQLRLKVVCKPAAGALRGGTVIGMTTEPLFQLLSLRRLTNVV; translated from the coding sequence aTGTGGGTGTTTGAGAAGATCAGTCAGAATGTGGAGAGCATTCCTCTGAAGCTGAGTCATTACCTGGGGAAGAATGAGGAGGATGTCTCTAATTCTTCTGAGGGCAGGCTCTCCTACCATCTGCACAGGAACATCCTCAGCCCAGACACCATCCCAGAGTTCTGCTTGCCTCCCAGGCTTCGCAAGAGGAGCCCGCTGCCGGAGGCTGAGACAGCGTCACCTCACCTGCGCTGTCGGTTACAGATGCCCAGGAGCAGCACTTCCTCAAACACCCCACAAGATGCAAAGACAAAAGATGGACAGAGGAAGGATGGGGATGCATCTGTGGTTTGGAAAGCCACGAAGAAACCTCTGCCCTTTTGTGCAGAGGGATATGGCCTGGCTGGAATACACGAGAGCCCCAACACTCGAAGGAAAGAGTCTTTGTTCCACTCAAAGTGCCCGATTTATACTTTTGATAGAAGCCTTCCTACTCCCTTACCGAGGCCACCAAAGGCAACAAACCTGCCCAAGAAAACTTCATCTGgggttttccctcttttttcatTCAAGAGCGCGTCAGAGACAGCAAGCACAGGAAGGGAAACACCTTCTTCCAGTAAATCCTCTGCCCTCAGTTCTGTTTACACTGCTAAATCCTCCCTGTACTTCCCACCAGGCAGTAGACAACTTAAAGGAGCAACGTCCTGTCCTTCATTAAATGACGGGAGGCTGGACAAAGGGAAGTGGGAGAGGGTTGGGTTAAGTTTAACAAAGTTGCCCGGTAGCTCTCCGAGCTTAAAGGGAAGTTCGGCCACCTTGGCCTCGCCTGTCCTCCTCCCGTTGGATGTTCTGAAGTGCCAGGAGACACATCAGCATGAGCATGTCCTTCCTCTGCAGGGCCGTGGTAAGGTGCGTCTGTTCGCTGAGCAGAGCACATCCTCCACCAACACGTCCCCATTCCTTTCCACAGTCAGAGTCTTTGTGGTGTCCGTGGAGGGTCTATGGGACGACACGGACCGACAAAACCTGAGCTGTGCAGTAAATCTGAGTCTGACCCCGGGGAAGCTTCAGCAACAGAAGAGCGCCACCATCAGTAACTGCCGCAGCCCAGTGTTTAATGAAGATTTCTTCTTTACAGAGCTCAGTAGGGAGGATCTGCTGGAACTGCAGCTCAGGTTAAAAGTGGTGTGTAAACCTGCAGCTGGCGCACTGCGGGGAGGGACAGTGATTGGAATGACAACCGAACCACTGTTTCAGCTGCTGTCTCTTAGAAGACTCACTAATGTTGTGTAG